In Burkholderia savannae, one genomic interval encodes:
- a CDS encoding DUF4399 domain-containing protein has translation MLYNKWLAGAFTAAALFASASAHAEARVYFVEPTDGASVSNPVHVKFGLEGDVALRPAGDMTPNTGHHHLLIDGKPIPKGDVIPVSERSLHYGKAQTETDVKLPPGRHTLTLQFGDGAHRSYGPELSQTITINVQ, from the coding sequence ATGCTCTACAACAAATGGCTGGCCGGCGCGTTCACCGCGGCCGCGCTCTTCGCGTCCGCCTCGGCGCACGCGGAAGCGAGGGTGTACTTCGTCGAGCCGACCGACGGTGCGTCCGTCTCGAACCCCGTTCACGTGAAATTCGGCCTCGAGGGCGATGTGGCGCTTCGGCCCGCGGGCGACATGACGCCCAACACCGGCCATCATCATCTGCTGATCGACGGCAAGCCCATTCCGAAGGGCGACGTGATCCCCGTCAGCGAGCGTTCGCTGCATTACGGCAAGGCTCAGACCGAAACCGACGTGAAGCTGCCGCCCGGCCGCCATACGCTGACGCTGCAGTTCGGCGACGGCGCGCACCGCTCGTACGGCCCGGAGCTGAGCCAGACGATCACGATCAACGTCCAGTAG
- a CDS encoding rubredoxin, giving the protein MSEVVEYKSWVCLICGWVYNEADGLPDEGIAAGTRFADIPDGWRCPLCDVGKEDFVVVEF; this is encoded by the coding sequence ATGAGCGAAGTGGTCGAATACAAGAGCTGGGTCTGCCTGATTTGCGGCTGGGTCTATAACGAAGCGGACGGCTTGCCGGACGAAGGCATCGCGGCCGGCACCCGCTTCGCCGACATTCCGGACGGCTGGCGCTGCCCGCTGTGCGACGTCGGCAAGGAAGATTTCGTCGTCGTGGAGTTCTGA